Proteins encoded in a region of the Oryctolagus cuniculus chromosome 10, mOryCun1.1, whole genome shotgun sequence genome:
- the LOC100346827 gene encoding histone-lysine N-methyltransferase SETMAR isoform X2, whose amino-acid sequence MKGSGRDGMYTPDHVEGPGADTDPTQAVFPGCACTTAPCLPGTCSCLRWQENYDDHLRLRGIGAEADHAVPVFECNIMCQCSDRCRNRVVQRGLQFHLQVFQTDLKGWGLRTLEFIPKGRFVCEYAGEILGSSEAQRRIHLQTIHDSNYILAVREHVSQGQVLATFVDPTHTGNVGRFLNHSCAPNLLMVPVRIDSMVPKLALFAAKDILPGEELCYDYSGRFLNRSDGEDKDGLDNGKLRKPCYCGAKSCTAFLPYDSSLYCPG is encoded by the exons ATGAAGGGCTCAGGGAGGGATGGAATG TACACTCCTGATCACGTGGAGGGGCCCGGAGCAGACACTGATCCCACTCAGGCTGTCTTTCCTGGATGCGCGTGCACCacggctccctgcctccctggcacctgctcctgccttcgcTGGCAGGAGAACTACGATGATCATTTGCGCCTTAGAGGAATAGGAGCCGAAGCAGACCACGCCGTGCCCGTGTTTGAGTGCAACATCATGTGCCAGTGCAGTGACCGCTGCAGAAACAGGGTGGTCCAGCGGGGCCTGCAGTTCCACCTCCAAGTGTTCCAGACGGACCTGAAAGGCTGGGGGCTTCGCACCTTGGAATTTATACCAAAGGGCAGGTTTGTCTGTGAATATGCCGGGGAGATTTTAGGATCCTCTGAAGCACAGAGGAGAATTCACTTACAAACAATCCATGACTCCAATTACATTCTAGCCGTCAGGGAGCACGTGTCCCAGGGGCAGGTCCTGGCCACGTTTGTGGACCCTACCCACACAGGCAATGTCGGGCGGTTCCTTAACCATTCCTGTGCGCCAAACCTGCTGATGGTTCCTGTCCGAATTGACTCAATGGTACCCAAGTTGGCACTGTTTGCAGCCAAAGACATTTTACCAGGAGAAGAACTCTGTTACGACTACTCAGGGAGGTTTCTTAATCGTTCAGATGGTGAAGACAAAGACGGGCTGGATAATGGGAAACTGAGAAAGCCTTGCTACTGTGGGGCCAAATCATGTACCGCGTTCCTGCCTTACGACAGCTCGCTGTACTGCCCTGGGTAG
- the LOC100346827 gene encoding histone-lysine N-methyltransferase SETMAR isoform X1, which produces MAASEDDREAAAEPLDVARGLENLAVSAWPPEARPPPFKYTPDHVEGPGADTDPTQAVFPGCACTTAPCLPGTCSCLRWQENYDDHLRLRGIGAEADHAVPVFECNIMCQCSDRCRNRVVQRGLQFHLQVFQTDLKGWGLRTLEFIPKGRFVCEYAGEILGSSEAQRRIHLQTIHDSNYILAVREHVSQGQVLATFVDPTHTGNVGRFLNHSCAPNLLMVPVRIDSMVPKLALFAAKDILPGEELCYDYSGRFLNRSDGEDKDGLDNGKLRKPCYCGAKSCTAFLPYDSSLYCPG; this is translated from the exons ATGGCAGCGTCGGAGGACGACCGTGAGGCCGCAGCTGAGCCGCTGGATGTTGCGCGGGGCCTGGAGAACTTGGCGGTGAGCGCGTGGCCCCCGGAGGCGAGGCCGCCGCCCTTCAAG TACACTCCTGATCACGTGGAGGGGCCCGGAGCAGACACTGATCCCACTCAGGCTGTCTTTCCTGGATGCGCGTGCACCacggctccctgcctccctggcacctgctcctgccttcgcTGGCAGGAGAACTACGATGATCATTTGCGCCTTAGAGGAATAGGAGCCGAAGCAGACCACGCCGTGCCCGTGTTTGAGTGCAACATCATGTGCCAGTGCAGTGACCGCTGCAGAAACAGGGTGGTCCAGCGGGGCCTGCAGTTCCACCTCCAAGTGTTCCAGACGGACCTGAAAGGCTGGGGGCTTCGCACCTTGGAATTTATACCAAAGGGCAGGTTTGTCTGTGAATATGCCGGGGAGATTTTAGGATCCTCTGAAGCACAGAGGAGAATTCACTTACAAACAATCCATGACTCCAATTACATTCTAGCCGTCAGGGAGCACGTGTCCCAGGGGCAGGTCCTGGCCACGTTTGTGGACCCTACCCACACAGGCAATGTCGGGCGGTTCCTTAACCATTCCTGTGCGCCAAACCTGCTGATGGTTCCTGTCCGAATTGACTCAATGGTACCCAAGTTGGCACTGTTTGCAGCCAAAGACATTTTACCAGGAGAAGAACTCTGTTACGACTACTCAGGGAGGTTTCTTAATCGTTCAGATGGTGAAGACAAAGACGGGCTGGATAATGGGAAACTGAGAAAGCCTTGCTACTGTGGGGCCAAATCATGTACCGCGTTCCTGCCTTACGACAGCTCGCTGTACTGCCCTGGGTAG